The Glycine soja cultivar W05 chromosome 6, ASM419377v2, whole genome shotgun sequence genome has a window encoding:
- the LOC114415377 gene encoding phosphatidylinositol 4-phosphate 5-kinase 1-like, with protein sequence MRQALLLRHHTERDTYKATGWNRSQGGTRRVTPSVEEDSSLERRLPNGDVYMGSFSGNAPSGSGKYLWRDGCVYEGEWKKGKACGKGKFSWPSGATYEGEFKSGRMDGFGTFTGSDGDTYRGSWSSDKKHGYGQKRYANGDLYEGSWKRNVQEGEGRYVWKNGNEYYGEWKSGVICGRGTLIWANGNRYEGQWENGVPRGQGVFTWSDGSCYVGCWNKDLKLHQLNGTFYPGSGDNLTVSMRKRSSVDSARGSGVKSFPRICIWESEGEAGDITCDIIDNVSLLYRDSSGTGSDRGDVNPFRRNPCCFSGEAKRPGQTISKGHKNYDLMLNLQLGIRYSVGKEASISRELKPSDFDPKEKFWTRFPAEGSKITPPHQSVEFRWKDYCPMVFRQLRKLFQVDPADYMLAICGNDALRELSSPGKSGSFFYLTQDDRFMIKTVKKSEVKVLLRMLRSYYQHVSKYENSLVTKFYGVHCVKPIGGQKTRFIVMGNLFCSEYQIHRRFDLKGSSHGRTTDKTKEIDETTTLKDLDLNFVFRLQNNWFQDFIKQIERDCEFLEAEGIMDYSLLVGLHFRDDNTYEKMGLSPFLLRTGKWDSYQSEKFMRGYRFLEAELQDRDRVKSGRKSLIRLGANMPARAERMARRSDFDQYTPCCSGETYDVVLYCGIIDILQDYDISKKLEHAYKSLQVDPSSISAVDPKLYSKRFRDFVGRIFIEDW encoded by the exons ATGCGCCAAGCACTCCTACTTCGTCACCACACTGAAAGAGACACTTACAAGGCAACCGGTTGGAACCGGTCACAAGGCGGAACCCGAAGAGTCACCCCCAGCGTAGAAGAAGATAGCAGCCTGGAGAGGCGGTTGCCGAACGGTGACGTGTACATGGGAAGCTTCTCGGGGAACGCGCCCAGCGGATCGGGGAAGTACCTGTGGAGAGACGGGTGTGTGTACGAAGGTGAGTGGAAGAAAGGCAAGGCGTGCGGGAAAGGAAAATTCTCGTGGCCTTCTGGAGCCACCTACGAGGGCGAATTCAAATCGGGTCGAATGGACGGCTTCGGAACCTTCACCGGATCCGACGGCGACACCTACCGCGGGTCCTGGAGCTCCGACAAGAAGCACGGGTACGGTCAGAAGCGTTACGCGAACGGGGACTTGTACGAGGGGTCGTGGAAGCGGAACGTGCAGGAGGGGGAGGGGCGCTACGTCTGGAAGAACGGGAACGAGTACTACGGGGAGTGGAAGAGCGGCGTCATTTGCGGCCGTGGGACGCTCATTTGGGCTAACGGGAACCGTTACGAGGGCCAATGGGAGAACGGTGTTCCCAGGGGGCAAGGGGTTTTCACCTGGTCCGATGGGAGCTGCTATGTTGGGTGCTGGAACAAGGACCTTAAGCTGCACCAGCTCAACGGAACTTTTTACCCCGGGAGCGGCGATAATCTCACCGTCTCAATGAGGAAGCGTTCTTCCGTTGACAGTGCTAGAGGGAGTGGTGTTAAGAGTTTTCCCAGGATTTGTATCTGGGAATCCGAGGGTGAAGCCGGGGATATAACCTGTGATATAATCGATAATGTTTCGTTGTTGTATCGGGATTCGAGTGGAACCGGGTCAGATCGAGGAGATGTTAACCCGTTTCGCCGGAACCCTTGTTGCTTTTCCGGTGAGGCGAAGAGACCGGGGCAGACTATATCCAAGGGGCATAAGAATTATGATCTCATGCTTAATCTGCAATTGGGTATAAG GTACTCAGTTGGGAAGGAAGCTTCCATTTCGCGAGAGCTTAAACCGAGTGATTTTGATCCGAAGGAGAAGTTCTGGACAAGGTTTCCGGCTGAAGGATCTAAGATTACGCCGCCGCATCAATCAGTGGAGTTCCGCTGGAAGGACTACTGCCCTATGGTTTTTAG ACAATTGAGGAAGCTATTTCAGGTGGATCCTGCGGATTACATGTTAGCTATATGTGGGAATGATGCCCTCAGGGAGCTTTCCTCTCCAGGGAAAAGTGGAAGCTTCTTCTACTTGACCCAGGACGACAGATTTATGATCAAGACGGTGAAGAAATCCGAAGTTAAG GTGCTTCTTCGGATGCTTCGAAGCTACTACCAACATGTTTCGAAATATGAGAATTCTCTTGTGACAAAATTTTATGGAGTACACTGTGTCAAACCAATTGGAGGCCAAAAG ACGCGCTTTATTGTGATGGGCAATCTTTTCTGCTCAGAATATCAAATCCATAGACGATTTGACTTGAAGGGATCTTCACATGGCCGGACAACAGATAAGACCAAGGAGATTGATGAAACTACCACCCTCAAGGACCTGGATCTCAACTTTGTGTTTCGTCTACAAAATAATTGGTTCCAGGATTTCATCAA ACAAATTGAGCGGGATTGTGAGTTCTTGGAGGCTGAGGGAATTATGGATTACAGTCTTTTAGTTGGCCTTCATTTCCGTGATGATAATACATATGAAAAAATGGGATTGTCACCATTTCTTTTGCGCACAG GAAAGTGGGATTCTTATCAGAGTGAAAAGTTCATGCGTGGTTATCGCTTTCTTGAAGCAGAGCTGCAGGATAGGGATCGAGTTAAATCTGGCCG GAAATCATTGATTAGGTTAGGAGCCAATATGCCTGCGAGAGCTGAGCGCATGGCTCGGAGGAGTGATTTTGATCAATACACCCCTTGTTGCAGTGGGGAAACCTACGATGTTGTTTTATATTGTGGGATTATTGACATTTTGCAAGATTACGATATCAGCAAGAAACTGGAGCATGCTTACAAGTCTTTACAGGTTGACCCTTCATCAATCTCAGCTGTTGATCCAAAGCTTTACTCAAAAAGGTTCCGGGATTTTGTGGGCAGAATATTCATTGAAGACTGGTAA